The nucleotide sequence ATATATACCACGTAAAAACTGCTTCTTCCGTTTTGAAAAATGCCTATTTTATCTGCTATGAGTGCATTAAATTTGATAATCGGCTCATATAAAATCTTCCACCAAACATCTTCTGAGCTGGTTTTATAATCTACATTACTAAAGTAATTTTGTTGCTTAATTTCAGTTTTAAATTTTATAAATTTACTAAGAAGTCTTTTAAAATCCCCAACAAATGAGTTTGAGTTCATATTCATTTGTGGGCTAAATTTAAATCCGCAAGCCCAAGGTTCGCTTGCTCTGGCTCTACTCATATTTGCTCCAAGCAGTCCAAAAAGAAGAAACGGAAGTGCTAAAGCAAACATTAGTAAAATAATTATAGTAGGCATTGAAATGACGTTTATGTTCATACTGTACATAGTTTGAGGCATTAAATACAAAACTACGTTTCCTAAGAATAAAATTATATTATTTGCAAAAACAGCAAAATAAATAGAGCTAAAAGCGAGTATAAACATACCAAGTGGCATAAAAAACGATTTTTCGCAAGATCTGTTGTATATGTTTTCATCTTTTGGTGCTCCGGCAAATATAACTCCATAAAGCTTGATAAAAGCATAAACTACCATAGCTCCAGTAAGTGCTAAACATATGATAGCAAGAGCAAAAATCAGTCTTGAAGCTATACTATCATCAAGTGCTCCCATAAACATAGATCTATAAATAAACCATTCACTGATAAATCCATTTAGCGGAGGAAGCGCAGATATGCTAATGGCGCCTATCAAGAAAAATAGCGCGGTAAAAGGCATTTTTCTAGCAAGTCCGCCAAGAGAGTTCATATTTTTTGTTCTAGTAACACTATATATGCTTCCAGAACCTAAAAATAGCAATGATTTAAATGTTGAGTGATTTAGCACGTGAAATAAAGCTCCTATAAATCCAAGCAAAACCAAAGTCGGTTCAGCTATGCTAATACCATAAAATCCAACTCCAACTCCAAGCATAATGATACCTAAGTTTTCAACTGAGCTATATGATATTAATTTTATATAATCATTTTGTATCAAAGCGTAAGTTATACCAATCAGCGCACTAATAGCTCCTAATACTACAACACTAAGAGCAAATCCAGAGGTAATAGGCAATATAACGCTAAATTGAATAATACCAAATACCGCCATTTTAGACATAATACCGCTTAACATTCCTGCTACGTTTGAAGGAGCCAACGGATAAACAAGTGGTGCCCATACGTGGAACGGAAACATTCCGATTTTACTACCAAATCCTATTAAAAGCAGAACAAGAATGCAAGTAGCAAAGGTTGGATCTATATCTATTTTGCTCCATTGCATAAATGAGAAGCTTCCAGCAAAGTAAGATATAAAAAGAAGTGCTATAAGTATGCAAAATGCACCTATTTGTGCTATGCTAAGATATATCATCACTGTTTTATTGCTATGTTTTTCATCATTAAATTTAAGTAAAAGAGCAGATATTAAAGTCATTATTTCCCATAAAACAATGAAGCTAAAAACATCTGAACTAGAAACTACAAGCAGCATAGAAAGGATAAAAAAGTTAAATAAAGCCGCAAAAACAGCGAGATTTCCTCTATCTTTAAACTCTTTTATATATCCAATGGTGTATATACAGATACCAATCGCTATAAAAGTTATGATAAAACTAAAAAATCCACTTAATGGAGTTATTATAAAATGCGGAGAAAATAAGAAATTTCCAGCTAATTTAAAACCGTATGTTGAGTTTATATTTTTTATAAAATATATCGTGCTAAATATAGATATTATACAAGGTATCGCTAGTCCGATATAAAGAGCGATTTTTGGCATTTTATAAAGAGCTAAGCATACAACTCCTACCAAAAAAAACGACGTATAAATTATTTCAAGCATCTGCCTCTCCTTGCTGCGCTTTTAGTGTCTCTTTTGGTTGTTTTTCTTTTTGCGCTATTGTGATTTGAGGTGGCGGACAATTTAGAATTTTAGATATGAAATTTGACATATTTTCACCATCTTTTAGCTTTTTGCCGTATTTATGTTTGTTCGTGATAGGATCAAGCATTACTAAAGCGCCTTTTGGACAGACTTCCACACAAGCACTTCCCTCATCTCTACCATCGCAGATATCGCATTTTAGTGCTACGCTCATAAAACCGTCGCCACATACGTCCATTTCATCTAAATTTGATCCGTTTGATGCTATGGCTAAACTATCAAGATGAATCGCGCCGTATGGACACGCATTTACGCATAAAGCGCAGCCTATGCAAAGCTGCTCGTGCATCTCAACATATCCGTATTCGTTGCGCAACGCAGCACTTGGACAGACTAGTGCGCAAGGCGCGTCGTCGCACTGACGGCATTGATTTGGCATAACGCCGTTTGTCATTTTGATAACATCAAGTCTAGGTTTTGCTAATTTTCCACGTTTATAAGCTTCTTTTGAACACGCTTTCATACAAGCTTTGCAACCTATGCAAAGCTCAGGATCGCAGATTACGAATTTATGTTTTTTATACAAATTAACCCCGTTTTCGTTATTTTTTATTTTAAATTTATATAATTCAACATGTATCTTTTAATATTAAGTTATATATTTTTTATTTTAATTGTATAATTTTAAAACTTAATTTAAAATTTAGATTTTCTATATTTTGATACCAAGATAGATTATAAATTTAGATAATAGTAATATTTATAATGAGCTTTTTTGGTTTTTGTTATTATAATAATCAGATACCTAATAACCACGCCATTACGTATAAAAGCGGTTGAAAATAGCCGAAATAAAGCAAACTGTTTTATAACTTTTGTAATATTTTCACAACTTTGATACTCTGTTTTACCGAGTAAAATTATCTACTAGTATGCTACTTTTAGTAACAAATTTAAATGTTATACGAATGTTTATAGTTCATTGATATTTATAATTTATTGCATTATTATACAAAAAATAATTTAAATTTATTAAAATATATAAAATTTTAAAAATTACTTTTTGGAAATTATTTTTATTTAAAATTACATCAAATTTTTTACAAGGGGATAGTATGAAAAGTTTTATGATTTTATCTGCTGTAGCAGCGTTGGCTCTTAGCTTGAATGCTAGTAGCGTAACATTAGACGGTAGTAACGTAACGTCTCGCGATATAGTAGATATAGCAAACGGGGCAAAGGTGGGCATTGATCAAAATGCTTTTTCAAAAGTAAAAAAAGCACATGAAATTTTGCTTAACGCCGCAAAGGACGGTCAAAAAATTTATGGACTAACAGTCGGCGTCGGTCTTAATAAAGACAAAAATTTCGTTGATGCAAAAGGAAATTTAGATCCAGAAGTTATCAAAGCATCAACGGATTTTAACATAGGTCTTATACACGCTCATTGTGGCGGTGTTGGTGAAGATCTACCGCTTCAAACAGTAAGAGCGATCCTTGCAACAAGACTTAATAATATGCTTTTTGCCGGAGCTGGTGTTCAAGAAGAGGTTGTACATCTTTATCAAGAGTTTTTAAATCAAGACATACTTCCTGTTATGCCAAGTAGCGGTTCAATGGGCGAAGCTGATATCACTATACTAGGACACATCGGTCTTGTGATGTTAGGAGAAGGTAAGGTCTATTATAAAGGTGTAAAAATGAACGCCAGTGAGGCTTTACAAAAAGCAGGACTTAAAAAACTATCACCGTTTGGTAAAGATAGTTTATCTATATTGAGTTCAAACGCTTACTCAGCAGCACTTGCAAATCTTGCGCTTGAAGATTTTAAACAAGCATTTGAAGTTTCAAAAACAGTATTTGCACTCAGTTTAGAAGCTTTAAATGGTAATGTTGCTCCATTTTTACCAGAAGCTACTAGTTTAAGACCTTATCCAAGCTTTGTCTCAACTGCAAAAGATATAAGAGAGATCTTAAAAGGTAGCTATCTGTGGGAACAAAATGGTGAGAGAGCTTTGCAAGATCCGCTTAGTTATAGGGACGCTACGTATCTGTTTGCCGCACTTCAAAGTAGCATCGACGAATTAGAAAAACTAATGAAAATTCAGCTAAATTCCTCAGACGATAATCCAGGAATTTATATAGGAAAAATTTCAAAAGATGCTAGTTTTCAAGAAAATAAACTATTTACAAACGGTGGCGCTGTTGTTCCTACATCGAATTTCGAGCCGTTACTTTGGGTAGTTGAGTTTGAAAAAGCGTCTATAGTTTTAGCTCATAACTCAAAAGCTTCAGCGCACAGAACTATAAAATTATCAGACGATAATTTCACTCATCTTAGCAGATTTTTAGGCACTGATAAAACTATCCACGCTTTTGGAGCTATGCAAAAACCTTTTGTGTCACTAGCAGGTGAAAATGAATTCCTAGCAAATCCCGCTTCGCTTGATTACTCTCCTGTAGCAGGAAATATAGAAGATATTGCGACAAATGCGCCGTTTGTAGTTCAAAAATTCCAAAAACAGATAGATAACTTTTATCATATTTTAGGTATGGAACTCATCCACGCAGCTCAAGCTATCGATTTAAGAAAGCAAAAAGACCCAAATTTAAAACTATCAAAATCTACACAAAAAATATATGATGAGTATAGAAAAGTTGTTAAATTTATGGATATAGACAGACCTTTAAGCGACGATTTCAAAAATTCGGCGAAATTTTTGAAAAATTATAAATAAAAGGATATCGCTATGAAAAAAAGTACATTTTTGCTTGTTTCGATGATCACTAGTATGGCTTTAGCTGATAGTGATACGTTGCAAAGTGCGCTTAAAGACGGTAAGTTTAGCGGAGATATCTCCGCTTTTTCAGAAACTCGTCATATAAATGAAGGTCAAAAAAGCGTTTATTATAACAATACATCATATATCATAGGTTCTGTTGGCTTAAAATACGAAAGCGATTTTTATAAAAATTTCAAATTTGTAACAGGTTTTAGAGGCGCGGCTCCTTTATATGAAAAAGATAAAAATTATAAAACATTGCACGGTACTGGAGATTCTACAGAGAGAATTTACGAAGACGATAGGATGATGTTATCAAATTTGTATTTAGAATACAACGCATATGATACGTCTGTTAAAGTAGGTCGTCAAGAGATGATAACTGACTGGGTCGGTAAGATAAATGATGGAGTTAGAGTGACAAACAACTCTATCGAAAACTTGACTTTGGACGCTATCTGGACACGCGCTCAAGGTAGAGTTTATATGAAAGAGATGTGGGGTTTTAAAAGTATAAATAAAGAAAACGGCGGACTTTTTAACCTTGGTGGAACTTATAAATTTGATAATGGGCTTGGATTTAAAGCGTATGGTTTGTACGCAGATGAGGTATTTTCAGCTCTTGGCGCAAAGATTATCTATGATGGACAAATAAGCGATGAGCTTGGTGTTGGTGGCACCATTCACTACGCCCAAAGCGACGAAGATAAAAACAAAGATGATGGTAGTGTTTTTGAGGGATTGCTCTATGCTAAATACTTAGATACGAAACTTACTTTAGGATATGTAAAATCAGGTAAAGAGATCGGCTGGGGTAGTTTAAATATGGCTGGAGATCAAATCGTTCAATTTGAAGAGGGCGATGTAATGTATGAAAGAGACGCTAAGACTTTTTATGCGATGTTATCGACGAGTATAGCAGATCTTTCCTTAACTGGTATATTTGGTACAACAGAGTATAAGCTTAAGGGCGGCGATGATACGAACTATAGACAAAACGAATTTAGCGCATGGCTTAGTTATCCTATAATGAAAAATTTACAAGGACTTTTGATATATGATCAAGTATTTAAATCTCAAGCTGGATATCCTAGTTTGACTCAAGTCGGCGTCGGGCTGATTTATAGTTTTTAAGGAGATTAGATGAATAGTAGAAGAAAATTTTTAGGTAGTCTATGCGCTCTTACATCAGCTGCCATGTTAAAAGCTAATAGCTTTAGTGATGGGCAGTTTAAGTGGGACGAAGAATGGGATGTGTTGGTAGTTGGATCGGGATTTGCCGGTACGGCTGCTGCTTGTCAAGCAATTGATGAGGGCGCAAAAACATTACTGATAGATAAAATGCCAGTTCTTGGTGGAAACTCAGCTATAAATGGCGGAGCGTTTGCGGTTGTGAATTCACAATTTCAAAAGGCTCGCGGTATAGAGGATTCTTATGAACTTTACGTAAAAGATATTTTAAAAGCTGGACTTGGATTAAACAAAATGGATCTAGTAGAAGTTATAGCTAAAAATGGAAATGACGCTTATGAATATACGTTAAAAAAAGGTGTGTATTACAGAGACGCGTTAGGTCAGTTTGGCGGACATTCTGTTCCAAGAACGATTTGGCCAGAAATAAACTCAGGCGGGAAAATCACGATACCTTTGCAAGAATACATTATGAAAAGTGGAGGTACTATTAGGACTAGAGTCGTGTTGGATGATTTTGTAAGAGATGATAACGGAAAAATTATCGGAGCAAAAGTTAGGGAAAATTACGACTTTATCTTTGATCCTTTAAAAAATGAAGATGATAATAAAAGCGGTATCGTAAAATTTTATAAGATAAATGGCGGAGTCGTTATGGCAACAGGCGGCTTTGCTTATGATGTAAATTTCAGACAAACGGTTGATCCAAAACTAACTGCGGATTTAGACTGTACGAATCACTATGGTGCAACGGCGTACGCTCTAAAAACTATGATGAGAAACGGCGCTGATACGGTTGATCTAAAATGGATACAACTAGGACCTTGGGGAAGCCCAGATGAAAAAGGATTTGGTATAGCTCCTGTTTTTGCGATACCTGCGTTTAGTTATGGTGTAATGGTCGATGCAAGAACTGGAAAAAGATTTGTCAATGAGCTTGCCGATAGAAAAATTCG is from Campylobacter fetus subsp. testudinum 03-427 and encodes:
- a CDS encoding flavocytochrome c (Pfam match to PF00890.20 FAD_binding_2), translating into MNSRRKFLGSLCALTSAAMLKANSFSDGQFKWDEEWDVLVVGSGFAGTAAACQAIDEGAKTLLIDKMPVLGGNSAINGGAFAVVNSQFQKARGIEDSYELYVKDILKAGLGLNKMDLVEVIAKNGNDAYEYTLKKGVYYRDALGQFGGHSVPRTIWPEINSGGKITIPLQEYIMKSGGTIRTRVVLDDFVRDDNGKIIGAKVRENYDFIFDPLKNEDDNKSGIVKFYKINGGVVMATGGFAYDVNFRQTVDPKLTADLDCTNHYGATAYALKTMMRNGADTVDLKWIQLGPWGSPDEKGFGIAPVFAIPAFSYGVMVDARTGKRFVNELADRKIRSDAILKMHKNPDGSITHPVVICDSIGAQGTTKANVQRGIDKKVIRVFDTLKELADFYKIPYEGLKKTVDDYTRYSKNGKDEEFDKPFFKFNNMIPDLTKPPFYAWQALPKVHHTMGGVKIDTEARVIDKNGNIIEGLFSAGEAVGGPHGASRLGSCAIPDCLVFGRIAGKNAANLAKKEKKC
- the hyfB gene encoding hydrogenase-4, component B (Pfam matches to PF00361.16 Proton_antipo_M, and to PF00662.16 Proton_antipo_N), whose product is MLEIIYTSFFLVGVVCLALYKMPKIALYIGLAIPCIISIFSTIYFIKNINSTYGFKLAGNFLFSPHFIITPLSGFFSFIITFIAIGICIYTIGYIKEFKDRGNLAVFAALFNFFILSMLLVVSSSDVFSFIVLWEIMTLISALLLKFNDEKHSNKTVMIYLSIAQIGAFCILIALLFISYFAGSFSFMQWSKIDIDPTFATCILVLLLIGFGSKIGMFPFHVWAPLVYPLAPSNVAGMLSGIMSKMAVFGIIQFSVILPITSGFALSVVVLGAISALIGITYALIQNDYIKLISYSSVENLGIIMLGVGVGFYGISIAEPTLVLLGFIGALFHVLNHSTFKSLLFLGSGSIYSVTRTKNMNSLGGLARKMPFTALFFLIGAISISALPPLNGFISEWFIYRSMFMGALDDSIASRLIFALAIICLALTGAMVVYAFIKLYGVIFAGAPKDENIYNRSCEKSFFMPLGMFILAFSSIYFAVFANNIILFLGNVVLYLMPQTMYSMNINVISMPTIIILLMFALALPFLLFGLLGANMSRARASEPWACGFKFSPQMNMNSNSFVGDFKRLLSKFIKFKTEIKQQNYFSNVDYKTSSEDVWWKILYEPIIKFNALIADKIGIFQNGRSSFYVVYILVYLYAMLVAGFYFLGA
- the hyfA gene encoding hydrogenase-4, component A (Pfam match to PF13247.2 Fer4_11), with product MYKKHKFVICDPELCIGCKACMKACSKEAYKRGKLAKPRLDVIKMTNGVMPNQCRQCDDAPCALVCPSAALRNEYGYVEMHEQLCIGCALCVNACPYGAIHLDSLAIASNGSNLDEMDVCGDGFMSVALKCDICDGRDEGSACVEVCPKGALVMLDPITNKHKYGKKLKDGENMSNFISKILNCPPPQITIAQKEKQPKETLKAQQGEADA
- a CDS encoding putative protein (MOMP domain) (Pfam match to PF05538.7 Campylo_MOMP); this translates as MKKSTFLLVSMITSMALADSDTLQSALKDGKFSGDISAFSETRHINEGQKSVYYNNTSYIIGSVGLKYESDFYKNFKFVTGFRGAAPLYEKDKNYKTLHGTGDSTERIYEDDRMMLSNLYLEYNAYDTSVKVGRQEMITDWVGKINDGVRVTNNSIENLTLDAIWTRAQGRVYMKEMWGFKSINKENGGLFNLGGTYKFDNGLGFKAYGLYADEVFSALGAKIIYDGQISDELGVGGTIHYAQSDEDKNKDDGSVFEGLLYAKYLDTKLTLGYVKSGKEIGWGSLNMAGDQIVQFEEGDVMYERDAKTFYAMLSTSIADLSLTGIFGTTEYKLKGGDDTNYRQNEFSAWLSYPIMKNLQGLLIYDQVFKSQAGYPSLTQVGVGLIYSF
- a CDS encoding phenylalanine/histidine ammonia-lyase (Pfam match to PF00221.15 Lyase_aromatic); protein product: MKSFMILSAVAALALSLNASSVTLDGSNVTSRDIVDIANGAKVGIDQNAFSKVKKAHEILLNAAKDGQKIYGLTVGVGLNKDKNFVDAKGNLDPEVIKASTDFNIGLIHAHCGGVGEDLPLQTVRAILATRLNNMLFAGAGVQEEVVHLYQEFLNQDILPVMPSSGSMGEADITILGHIGLVMLGEGKVYYKGVKMNASEALQKAGLKKLSPFGKDSLSILSSNAYSAALANLALEDFKQAFEVSKTVFALSLEALNGNVAPFLPEATSLRPYPSFVSTAKDIREILKGSYLWEQNGERALQDPLSYRDATYLFAALQSSIDELEKLMKIQLNSSDDNPGIYIGKISKDASFQENKLFTNGGAVVPTSNFEPLLWVVEFEKASIVLAHNSKASAHRTIKLSDDNFTHLSRFLGTDKTIHAFGAMQKPFVSLAGENEFLANPASLDYSPVAGNIEDIATNAPFVVQKFQKQIDNFYHILGMELIHAAQAIDLRKQKDPNLKLSKSTQKIYDEYRKVVKFMDIDRPLSDDFKNSAKFLKNYK